The Amycolatopsis viridis genome window below encodes:
- the infB gene encoding translation initiation factor IF-2, whose translation MAGKARVHELAKELGVTSKEVLAKLKEQGEFVKSASSTVEAPVARRLRDAFVTKDSKSAGRSGGARPASSAGNGAAPKPGAPRPQQPQARPVPGAKPGPRPGPQQQAPAAPAPAPQAAAPQRPAEQRPAEQPEQQQAPAAKAQPPAPKTGAPRPGAGGSGQTGSVVPPKPQGPKPGPRPGPRAPRPGNNPFGVGSGAPAPRPPARPGGQGGERPAERSGGGDRPAPRPGGGNRPTPGNMPPRPNPGMMPGRVQRPGGGPGGAGRGGPGGGRGGAGAGRGGPGGPRGGGAPRGGPGGGGGGGGFRPGGGGGAPAGGGGGFRGGRGGGGGRGGTAGAFGRPGGPSRKGRKSKRQKRQEYMENMQAPSVGGIRLPKGSGETIRLPRGASLTDFAEKIDANPASLVQVLFHLGEMVTATQSVSDEVLELLGSEMNYNVQVVSPEEEDRELLETFDITYGEDEGGEEDLQVRPPVVTVMGHVDHGKTRLLDTIRKTRVHEREAGGITQHIGAYQVETELDGTPRLITFIDTPGHEAFTAMRARGANSTDIAVIVVAADDGVMPQTVEAINHAQAAKAPIVVAVNKIDKEGANPQKIRQQLTEYGLVAEEYGGDTMFVDISARENINIDGLLEAILLTADATLDLRANPDMPAQGVAIEAHLDRGRGPVATVLVQRGTLRVGDSVVAGDAYGRVRRMVDEYNEDVTEALPSRPVQVIGFTSVPGAGDTFLVVEEDRVARQIAERRQARIRNAQNAAKRKRVSLEDLDSALKETNSLNLIIKGDNSGTVEALEASLVQLDVGEEVELNVVHRGVGGVTESDIDLATASDAIVLGFNVRAEGKATERANREGVDVRYYTVIYQAIDEIEQALKGMLKPEYEEVELGRAEVREVFKSSKFGTIAGCLVQSGEIRRNAKARLLRDNVVVAENLPVSSLRRFKDDVVEVREGYECGLTLGSYSDIKVDDVIETYEQREKPRV comes from the coding sequence GTGGCAGGCAAGGCCCGTGTGCACGAGCTCGCGAAGGAGCTCGGAGTTACGAGCAAGGAAGTTCTCGCCAAGCTGAAGGAGCAGGGCGAGTTCGTGAAGTCGGCGTCGTCGACCGTCGAGGCACCCGTTGCCCGGCGGCTGCGGGACGCCTTCGTCACCAAGGACAGCAAGTCCGCCGGCCGATCCGGCGGCGCCCGCCCGGCATCGTCGGCGGGTAACGGCGCGGCCCCGAAACCGGGCGCGCCGCGTCCGCAGCAGCCGCAGGCCCGCCCGGTCCCGGGTGCCAAGCCCGGCCCGCGGCCCGGCCCGCAGCAGCAGGCCCCGGCCGCGCCGGCGCCCGCGCCCCAGGCGGCGGCCCCGCAGCGACCGGCCGAGCAGCGTCCGGCCGAGCAGCCGGAGCAGCAGCAGGCCCCGGCTGCGAAGGCGCAGCCCCCGGCACCCAAGACCGGCGCGCCGCGTCCGGGTGCGGGCGGTTCCGGCCAGACCGGTTCCGTGGTGCCGCCCAAGCCGCAGGGCCCCAAGCCCGGCCCGCGGCCCGGCCCGCGTGCCCCGCGGCCCGGCAACAACCCGTTCGGTGTCGGCTCCGGCGCACCCGCGCCGCGTCCGCCGGCACGTCCCGGCGGCCAGGGCGGCGAGCGCCCGGCCGAGCGGTCCGGCGGCGGTGACCGTCCGGCTCCGCGTCCCGGCGGCGGCAACCGCCCGACCCCGGGCAACATGCCGCCGCGCCCGAACCCGGGCATGATGCCCGGTCGCGTGCAGCGGCCCGGCGGTGGTCCCGGCGGTGCAGGCCGTGGCGGACCCGGCGGTGGCCGTGGTGGTGCCGGTGCCGGTCGTGGCGGACCGGGTGGTCCCCGCGGCGGTGGCGCCCCGCGCGGCGGTCCCGGCGGCGGTGGCGGTGGCGGCGGTTTCCGCCCCGGCGGTGGCGGTGGCGCCCCAGCCGGTGGTGGCGGCGGCTTCCGCGGCGGTCGTGGCGGCGGCGGTGGCCGCGGCGGCACGGCCGGTGCCTTCGGGCGCCCCGGTGGTCCCTCGCGCAAGGGCCGCAAGTCGAAGCGGCAGAAGCGCCAGGAGTACATGGAGAACATGCAGGCGCCGTCGGTCGGTGGCATCCGGCTGCCCAAGGGCAGCGGGGAGACCATCCGGCTGCCGCGCGGTGCCTCGCTGACCGACTTCGCGGAGAAGATCGACGCGAACCCGGCTTCCCTGGTGCAGGTGCTGTTCCACCTGGGCGAGATGGTCACCGCGACGCAGTCCGTCTCGGACGAGGTGCTGGAGCTCCTCGGCTCGGAGATGAACTACAACGTGCAGGTCGTCTCCCCCGAGGAGGAGGACCGGGAGCTGCTGGAGACCTTCGACATCACCTACGGTGAGGACGAGGGCGGCGAGGAGGACCTGCAGGTCCGCCCGCCGGTGGTGACCGTCATGGGTCACGTCGACCACGGTAAGACCCGCCTGCTCGACACCATCCGCAAGACGCGGGTGCACGAGCGGGAGGCCGGTGGCATCACCCAGCACATCGGTGCCTACCAGGTCGAGACCGAGCTGGACGGCACGCCGCGGTTGATCACCTTCATCGACACCCCGGGTCACGAGGCGTTCACCGCCATGCGTGCCCGCGGTGCCAACTCCACCGACATCGCGGTGATCGTGGTCGCCGCGGACGACGGCGTGATGCCGCAGACGGTGGAGGCGATCAACCACGCCCAGGCCGCCAAGGCGCCGATCGTGGTCGCGGTCAACAAGATCGACAAAGAGGGCGCGAACCCGCAGAAGATCCGCCAGCAGCTCACCGAGTACGGCCTGGTGGCCGAGGAGTACGGCGGCGACACCATGTTCGTCGACATCTCCGCCCGCGAGAACATCAACATCGACGGGCTGCTCGAGGCGATCCTGCTGACCGCGGACGCCACCCTGGACCTGCGGGCCAACCCGGACATGCCGGCGCAGGGCGTCGCGATCGAGGCGCACCTCGACCGCGGCCGCGGCCCGGTCGCCACCGTGCTGGTCCAGCGCGGCACTCTGCGGGTCGGCGACTCGGTGGTGGCCGGCGACGCCTACGGCCGCGTGCGGCGGATGGTCGACGAGTACAACGAGGACGTCACCGAGGCGCTGCCTTCGCGTCCGGTGCAGGTCATCGGCTTCACGTCGGTACCCGGCGCGGGCGACACGTTCCTCGTCGTCGAGGAGGACCGGGTGGCCCGGCAGATCGCCGAGCGCCGTCAGGCCCGCATCCGCAACGCGCAGAACGCCGCGAAGCGCAAGCGCGTCAGCCTGGAGGACCTGGACTCCGCGCTGAAGGAGACCAACAGCCTCAACCTGATCATCAAGGGTGACAATTCGGGTACGGTCGAGGCGCTGGAAGCGTCGCTCGTGCAGCTGGACGTCGGCGAAGAGGTCGAGCTGAACGTGGTCCACCGCGGTGTCGGTGGCGTCACCGAGAGCGACATCGACCTGGCGACGGCGTCCGACGCGATCGTCCTGGGCTTCAACGTGCGGGCCGAGGGCAAGGCGACCGAGCGGGCCAACCGCGAGGGCGTCGACGTCCGGTACTACACGGTGATCTACCAGGCGATCGACGAGATCGAGCAGGCCCTGAAGGGCATGCTCAAGCCGGAGTACGAAGAGGTCGAGCTGGGCCGCGCCGAGGTCCGGGAGGTCTTCAAGTCCTCCAAGTTCGGCACCATCGCCGGTTGCCTCGTGCAGTCCGGGGAGATCCGCCGCAACGCGAAGGCGCGTCTCCTGCGGGACAACGTGGTCGTCGCCGAGAACCTGCCGGTCAGTTCGCTGCGGCGGTTCAAGGACGACGTGGTCGAGGTCCGGGAGGGCTACGAGTGCGGTCTCACGCTCGGGTCCTACAGCGACATCAAGGTCGACGACGTCATCGAGACCTACGAGCAGCGCGAGAAGCCGCGCGTCTGA
- a CDS encoding YlxR family protein, with product MVVRSSRSDAARSQHRGHPPVRTCVGCKKRAPVGELLRVVAKDGRLVADTRRRLPGRGAWVHPGPECLAKAERRRAFPRALRVAGPLDAAELRDHLGQVAGRHGQGSVPGPEETKEAGRPVMSQP from the coding sequence ATGGTGGTGCGGAGCTCGCGCTCGGATGCTGCACGCTCGCAGCACCGGGGACACCCCCCGGTGCGGACGTGCGTGGGGTGCAAGAAGCGGGCTCCCGTCGGTGAACTACTGCGAGTGGTCGCGAAGGACGGGCGGCTGGTCGCCGACACGCGTCGGCGGCTGCCGGGACGGGGTGCCTGGGTGCACCCCGGGCCGGAATGCCTGGCCAAGGCCGAGCGGCGGCGAGCGTTTCCCAGGGCCCTCCGGGTCGCGGGACCGCTCGACGCGGCGGAGCTGCGTGACCACCTCGGGCAGGTCGCCGGGAGGCACGGACAGGGGAGCGTCCCCGGTCCGGAGGAAACGAAGGAAGCAGGTCGACCCGTCATGAGTCAGCCGTGA
- the nusA gene encoding transcription termination factor NusA, with protein MNVDIAALRAIERDKDIPFETVLEAIETALLTAYKHTEGHQPHARIDIDRKTGVVRVLAHTLSEDGEVDEEWDDTPEGFGRIAATTARQVILQRLRDAEHEKTYGEFSAREREIVAGVIQRDARANARGMVVVQVGDTEGVIPPGDQVPGERYEHGERIKAYVLTVSRSSRGPSIMLSRTHPNLVIRLFALEVPEIADGTVEIAAVAREPGHRTKIAVRSTVPGVNAKGACIGPMGQRVRNVMSELGGEKIDIVDYSEDPARFVGNALSPAKVVSVQVVDERAKTARVVVPDFQLSLAIGKEGQNARLAARLTGWRIDIRSDAAADAAAEDAAAATTGSAE; from the coding sequence GTGAACGTGGACATCGCGGCCCTGCGCGCGATCGAGCGGGACAAGGACATCCCCTTCGAGACGGTCCTGGAGGCCATCGAGACCGCGCTGCTGACCGCCTACAAGCACACCGAGGGGCATCAGCCGCACGCCCGCATCGACATCGACCGCAAGACCGGCGTGGTGCGTGTCCTCGCGCACACGTTGAGCGAGGACGGCGAGGTCGATGAGGAGTGGGACGACACCCCGGAGGGGTTCGGCCGGATCGCCGCGACCACCGCGCGCCAGGTCATCCTGCAGCGCCTGCGCGACGCCGAGCACGAGAAGACCTACGGCGAGTTCTCCGCGCGGGAGCGCGAGATCGTCGCCGGGGTCATCCAGCGCGACGCGCGGGCGAACGCCCGCGGCATGGTGGTCGTCCAGGTCGGCGACACCGAGGGGGTGATCCCCCCTGGCGACCAGGTGCCGGGTGAGCGGTACGAGCACGGCGAGCGCATCAAGGCGTACGTGCTGACCGTCTCGCGCAGCTCCCGCGGCCCGTCGATCATGTTGTCGCGCACCCACCCCAACCTGGTGATCCGCCTGTTCGCGCTCGAAGTGCCCGAGATCGCCGACGGCACCGTGGAGATCGCCGCGGTGGCGCGCGAGCCCGGGCACCGCACCAAGATCGCGGTGCGCTCCACCGTCCCGGGGGTCAACGCCAAGGGCGCGTGCATCGGCCCGATGGGGCAGCGGGTGCGCAACGTGATGAGCGAGCTCGGGGGTGAGAAGATCGACATTGTCGACTACTCCGAGGACCCGGCCCGCTTCGTGGGGAATGCACTGAGCCCCGCGAAGGTTGTCTCGGTGCAGGTGGTGGACGAGCGCGCGAAGACGGCCCGCGTGGTGGTGCCGGACTTCCAGCTCTCGCTGGCCATCGGCAAGGAAGGCCAGAACGCCCGCCTCGCCGCCCGGCTCACCGGGTGGCGGATCGACATCCGCAGCGACGCGGCCGCCGATGCGGCGGCCGAGGACGCGGCGGCGGCGACAACCGGTTCGGCTGAGTGA
- the rimP gene encoding ribosome maturation factor RimP, with protein MPGELAARLEPIVAEAVSGAGFDLDALDVQQAGRRKLVKVVVDSDDGVGLDEVADVSRAVSAVLDEHEQLIAGAYTLEVTSPGVDRPLTRPRHWRRSRFRLVRITPREGAEFVGRVGHAGEESARVLAGGEIRDVRYADVAKAVIEIEFRQPPTEELKLLDSDASAHNAGEPEEDPK; from the coding sequence GTGCCTGGAGAACTCGCCGCCCGGCTCGAGCCGATCGTGGCCGAAGCCGTGTCCGGCGCGGGTTTCGACCTCGACGCGCTCGACGTCCAGCAGGCGGGCCGCCGCAAGCTCGTCAAGGTCGTCGTCGACTCCGACGACGGCGTGGGACTCGACGAGGTCGCCGACGTGAGCCGTGCCGTTTCGGCCGTACTGGACGAGCACGAGCAGTTGATCGCCGGCGCCTACACCCTCGAGGTGACCTCGCCGGGCGTCGACCGCCCGCTGACCCGGCCGCGCCACTGGCGCCGCTCGCGGTTCCGGCTGGTGCGGATCACGCCACGGGAGGGCGCCGAGTTCGTGGGCCGGGTCGGCCACGCGGGCGAGGAATCCGCGCGGGTGCTGGCGGGCGGTGAGATCCGGGACGTGCGCTACGCCGACGTGGCGAAAGCCGTCATCGAGATCGAGTTCAGGCAACCACCGACCGAGGAGCTGAAGCTGCTCGATTCAGACGCCTCGGCGCACAACGCGGGCGAGCCGGAGGAGGATCCGAAGTGA
- a CDS encoding ferritin-like domain-containing protein encodes MRPRTRRDVLRTSALAALAVPLAACATGYSDDPDPLALLAEQARSDAAAADEVAAASAGDADVARQYSAARTAHAQALQYEVDRLNRPKSPVQAVVPAEQGMAGLKQRLATARRQAEGLVDGLPRYRAGLVAAVAGGCAGLQRVGTKLGPGTDPGQVTAPASTIPPESVGPVQRALSAEHAALWIYGLVNAFLPGNYQVSVAEGIAEHHDRRDACVRMLAGVGVEPQPAEPAYITPKPVTDPTSAKSVVGIAEADAATAWRGVLEQTDDAGLRSVALNALIGSARRGTRWREAAGEQPVAIVLPGAPQT; translated from the coding sequence GTGAGACCTCGTACCCGTCGCGACGTCCTGCGGACGAGCGCGCTGGCGGCACTGGCCGTCCCGCTCGCCGCGTGTGCCACCGGCTACTCCGACGATCCGGATCCGCTCGCCCTGCTGGCCGAGCAGGCCCGCTCCGACGCGGCCGCGGCGGACGAGGTGGCCGCCGCGTCCGCCGGTGACGCCGACGTGGCGCGCCAGTACTCGGCGGCCCGCACCGCGCACGCCCAGGCCCTGCAGTACGAAGTGGACCGGCTGAACCGGCCGAAGTCGCCGGTGCAGGCGGTGGTGCCGGCCGAGCAGGGCATGGCCGGGCTGAAGCAGCGCCTGGCCACGGCGCGCCGGCAGGCCGAGGGGCTGGTGGACGGGCTACCGCGGTACCGGGCCGGGCTGGTCGCCGCGGTCGCGGGTGGCTGCGCGGGGCTGCAACGGGTGGGGACCAAGCTCGGACCGGGCACCGATCCGGGCCAGGTGACCGCGCCCGCGTCGACGATCCCGCCGGAGTCGGTCGGGCCGGTGCAGCGGGCCCTGTCGGCCGAGCACGCCGCGCTGTGGATCTACGGGCTGGTCAACGCTTTCCTGCCGGGGAACTACCAGGTCAGCGTCGCCGAGGGCATCGCCGAGCACCACGACCGGCGGGACGCCTGCGTGCGCATGCTGGCCGGGGTCGGCGTGGAGCCGCAACCGGCCGAGCCCGCCTACATCACGCCGAAGCCCGTCACCGACCCGACCTCGGCCAAGAGCGTGGTCGGCATCGCGGAGGCGGACGCCGCCACGGCCTGGCGGGGCGTGCTGGAGCAGACCGACGACGCCGGCCTGCGCTCGGTGGCGCTGAACGCGCTGATCGGGTCGGCGCGGCGCGGTACCCGCTGGCGCGAGGCGGCCGGCGAGCAGCCGGTGGCGATCGTGCTGCCGGGCGCCCCGCAGACCTGA
- a CDS encoding aminotransferase class V-fold PLP-dependent enzyme gives MRTAFGAGFAVPDGYLNTPSIGIPPAAVADAVAGAVEAWRTGAAQPPDFEPLVARARQGFADLVGVPAGRVAIGATVAQMLAMVAAGLPGGARVLTAAGEFTSTTFPFAARGARITEVPVADLPGAVRGHDLVAVSVVQSADGTLVDLDALRAECEAAGVPVVLDATQAAGWLPLELEWADWVVAAGYKWLLSPRGCAWLAVHPRVAERTVPVAANWFAGEDPWQTVYGLPLRLAEGARRFDVSPVWFAHAGAAVALPYLASIDLNAVRAHAVQLADTLLTRLGLPGRGSAIVALEADPAALARAGITASSRAGRTRLGFHLYNTGDDVERVLDALR, from the coding sequence ATGCGCACAGCTTTCGGCGCCGGGTTCGCCGTCCCGGACGGGTACCTCAACACCCCGAGCATCGGCATCCCGCCCGCGGCCGTCGCCGACGCGGTCGCCGGGGCGGTCGAGGCCTGGCGCACCGGCGCGGCGCAGCCGCCGGACTTCGAGCCGCTCGTGGCGCGCGCCCGGCAGGGGTTCGCCGACCTGGTCGGGGTGCCGGCCGGCCGGGTGGCCATCGGCGCGACCGTCGCGCAGATGCTCGCGATGGTCGCCGCCGGGCTGCCCGGCGGCGCCCGGGTGCTCACCGCGGCGGGCGAGTTCACCAGCACCACGTTCCCGTTCGCCGCCCGGGGTGCGCGGATCACCGAGGTGCCGGTCGCCGACCTGCCCGGCGCCGTGCGCGGTCACGACCTGGTGGCCGTCAGCGTCGTCCAGTCCGCGGACGGGACTCTGGTGGATCTCGACGCCCTGCGCGCGGAGTGCGAGGCCGCGGGCGTGCCGGTCGTCCTCGACGCGACTCAGGCGGCCGGATGGCTTCCGCTGGAGCTGGAGTGGGCCGACTGGGTGGTGGCCGCCGGGTACAAGTGGCTGCTGTCCCCGCGCGGCTGCGCCTGGCTGGCGGTGCACCCGCGGGTGGCTGAGCGGACCGTTCCCGTGGCGGCGAACTGGTTCGCCGGCGAGGACCCGTGGCAGACCGTTTACGGCCTGCCGCTGCGGCTGGCCGAGGGGGCGCGCCGGTTCGACGTGTCGCCGGTGTGGTTCGCGCACGCGGGTGCGGCGGTCGCGCTGCCGTACCTGGCCTCGATCGACCTGAACGCGGTGCGCGCGCACGCGGTGCAGCTCGCCGACACCCTGCTGACCAGGCTCGGGCTGCCCGGGCGGGGCAGCGCGATCGTGGCGCTGGAGGCCGATCCGGCCGCGCTCGCCCGGGCCGGCATCACCGCGAGCAGCCGCGCCGGCCGGACGCGCCTCGGCTTCCACCTCTACAACACCGGCGACGACGTGGAACGTGTTCTGGACGCGCTGCGGTGA
- a CDS encoding rhomboid-like protein, with the protein MPRFRPSSVLPTPDGTPFTFWYLMVLLATTGLQHLLGQNVSARLLELASTDAHNLWHRPVMSLISSALWLGNDGWVVYALIFTLAVAPLERRIGAGWTFAVFASGHVLATLATELPVMVAIGQGLLPRTDGRWLDIGVSYGFFATAGALVPVLARRFRVWGVLGIEAGIMVIYVMDAPESLSALVTFAGHLIAAHIGMLGWSRWLRRRGVTATLPRPAEPAHRARPLARSAAR; encoded by the coding sequence GTGCCCCGCTTCAGACCGTCGAGCGTGCTGCCCACTCCGGACGGCACGCCCTTCACCTTCTGGTACCTGATGGTGCTGCTGGCCACCACCGGCCTGCAGCACCTGCTCGGCCAGAACGTGTCGGCCCGCCTGCTCGAGCTGGCCAGCACGGACGCCCACAACCTCTGGCACCGGCCGGTGATGAGCCTGATCAGCAGTGCGCTGTGGCTCGGCAACGACGGCTGGGTGGTGTACGCGCTCATCTTCACCCTCGCCGTGGCGCCGCTGGAACGCCGGATCGGCGCGGGGTGGACGTTCGCGGTGTTCGCCAGCGGGCACGTGCTCGCGACGCTGGCGACCGAGCTGCCGGTGATGGTGGCGATCGGGCAGGGCCTGCTGCCGCGCACCGACGGCCGATGGCTCGACATCGGGGTCAGCTACGGGTTCTTCGCGACCGCCGGCGCGCTCGTGCCGGTGCTCGCGCGGCGGTTCCGGGTGTGGGGGGTGCTGGGTATCGAGGCCGGGATCATGGTGATCTACGTCATGGACGCGCCGGAGTCGCTGAGCGCCCTGGTGACCTTCGCCGGGCACCTGATCGCCGCGCACATCGGCATGCTGGGCTGGTCACGGTGGCTGCGGCGGCGCGGCGTCACGGCCACACTGCCCCGTCCGGCCGAACCCGCTCACCGGGCTCGCCCCTTGGCGCGGTCGGCGGCGCGGTGA
- a CDS encoding tyrosine-protein phosphatase, whose product MHWLELEGAANARDVGGLPTGDGGAVVPGRLLRSDNLQGLTPRDVKVLVDDLGLTTVVDLRGTPEVAQEGPGPLTRVDSVRHHHFSVLPESGGTTDATADDISDALYLSRRQRTLERFPDDVMTALYLGYLEDRPESVVGALRTIAGAPGAALVHCAAGKDRTGVVTAFALTAAGVRRDAVIADYTASGERIRAILDRLRASPTYAPDLDRRPDDEDHRPRPETMELFLDQVDKRYGGVLAWLDGHGFGADDVTALRTKLLAR is encoded by the coding sequence ATGCACTGGCTGGAGCTGGAGGGGGCGGCCAACGCCCGCGACGTCGGCGGCCTGCCGACCGGGGACGGTGGCGCGGTCGTTCCGGGCCGGCTGCTGCGCTCGGACAACCTGCAGGGACTGACGCCGCGGGACGTCAAGGTGCTGGTGGACGACCTCGGCCTGACGACGGTGGTCGACCTGCGTGGCACGCCCGAGGTCGCGCAGGAGGGGCCCGGCCCGCTGACCAGGGTCGACTCGGTCCGGCATCACCACTTCTCGGTGCTGCCGGAAAGCGGCGGCACGACGGATGCGACGGCCGACGACATCAGTGACGCGCTGTACCTGAGCCGCCGGCAGCGGACGCTCGAACGGTTCCCGGACGACGTGATGACCGCGTTGTACCTCGGGTACCTGGAGGACCGGCCGGAGAGCGTGGTCGGTGCGCTGCGCACGATCGCCGGCGCGCCGGGTGCCGCGCTGGTGCACTGCGCGGCGGGCAAGGACCGTACGGGTGTGGTGACGGCGTTCGCGCTGACGGCCGCCGGGGTGCGGCGGGACGCGGTGATCGCCGACTACACGGCGAGCGGCGAGCGGATCCGGGCCATCCTGGACCGGCTGCGGGCCTCCCCCACCTACGCCCCGGATCTGGACCGGCGGCCGGACGACGAGGACCACCGCCCCCGGCCGGAGACGATGGAACTGTTCCTGGACCAGGTGGACAAGCGGTACGGGGGCGTGCTGGCGTGGCTGGACGGCCACGGCTTCGGCGCGGACGACGTGACCGCGCTGCGGACCAAACTGCTGGCGCGCTGA
- a CDS encoding amidohydrolase: MSDLYLSDVRPWGGTLSDVAIRDGRITAVTPAGGQAPDGVTRVAGAGRLLLPSFSDVHVHLDSTRLGLPWRPNDSPGGVWANMLHDRAHWRIAEVPMAERSTHMLGLLVAHGATRVRGYAQVDADCKLERLEAVVAAREAHAARADVEIIAFPQAGLLREPGVPELMDAALRSGAGVVGGIDPCGVDGDPVRHLDILFGLAERHGVPVDVHLHEPGELGLFSLGKIIERTRALDMRGKVTISHAFTLAHTPSPRLDEVLAEMAALDISVATVAPPGPNTLPLRRLTEAGIRVGLGDDGQRDYWSPYGNADLLDRTWQLAFTNGFRNDSMVEHALAVGTWGGATVLDPSLPALRGVDDRPGVAPGDAADVVLLDGEAPAAAVQDRLPHRTVIHAGRVVAHDLALV, encoded by the coding sequence GTGAGCGACCTGTACCTCAGCGACGTGCGCCCGTGGGGCGGCACATTGTCGGACGTGGCGATCCGGGACGGCCGGATCACCGCCGTGACCCCGGCCGGCGGGCAGGCACCCGACGGTGTGACCCGGGTGGCGGGTGCGGGCCGGCTGCTGCTGCCCTCGTTCTCCGACGTGCACGTCCACCTGGACTCCACCCGGCTGGGGCTGCCGTGGCGGCCCAACGACTCCCCGGGCGGGGTGTGGGCGAACATGCTGCACGACCGGGCGCACTGGCGCATCGCGGAGGTGCCGATGGCCGAGCGGTCCACCCACATGCTCGGGCTGCTCGTCGCGCACGGGGCCACCCGGGTGCGCGGGTACGCGCAGGTCGACGCCGACTGCAAGCTGGAGCGGCTGGAAGCGGTGGTCGCCGCACGGGAAGCGCACGCGGCACGGGCCGACGTCGAGATCATCGCGTTCCCCCAGGCCGGGCTGCTGCGCGAGCCCGGGGTGCCGGAGCTGATGGACGCCGCGCTGCGCTCGGGTGCGGGTGTGGTGGGCGGGATCGATCCGTGCGGGGTGGACGGCGACCCCGTGCGGCACCTGGACATCCTGTTCGGGCTGGCCGAGCGGCACGGCGTGCCGGTGGACGTCCACCTGCACGAACCCGGCGAGCTGGGCCTGTTCAGCCTCGGCAAGATCATCGAGCGGACCCGGGCGCTCGACATGCGCGGCAAGGTCACCATCTCGCACGCCTTCACGCTCGCGCACACCCCGTCGCCGCGGCTGGACGAGGTGCTGGCCGAGATGGCGGCCCTGGACATCTCGGTCGCCACGGTTGCCCCGCCCGGGCCGAACACGCTGCCGCTGCGGCGGCTCACCGAGGCCGGCATCCGGGTCGGGCTGGGCGACGACGGGCAGCGGGACTACTGGTCGCCCTACGGCAATGCGGATCTGCTCGACCGGACTTGGCAGCTCGCGTTCACCAACGGGTTCCGAAACGACTCGATGGTGGAGCACGCGCTGGCGGTCGGCACCTGGGGCGGTGCGACGGTGCTCGACCCGTCGCTGCCCGCCCTGCGCGGGGTGGACGACCGTCCCGGTGTCGCGCCCGGCGACGCGGCCGACGTGGTCCTGCTCGACGGTGAGGCCCCGGCCGCCGCGGTGCAGGACCGGCTGCCCCACCGGACGGTGATCCACGCGGGCCGCGTCGTAGCTCACGACCTCGCGCTGGTGTGA
- a CDS encoding serine hydrolase domain-containing protein, translated as MVLSRRTVLKLGALGSCGWGVLAGTATAGGSPPVQRSMLDAMRELHAAPGGPPAVTVAIRRNGGTAFHSVGVSDVATGRPPRANDHMRVASVAKAFSGATALALVSRGRLGLDDTIGRRLKGFPPQWSGVTLRQLLGHTSGIPDFSKSPRFTAAVRAALQDPPHPRELLGYLDDPDLGFPPGTRYSYSNSDNILAALMCEAATGSRYEDLLRHLVVEPLHLTGTSLPRGSALPEPYLHGYDGTEDVSTLIAAGWSWASGGVVSTPADLARFIAGYRDLLHPDVRAAQTRFRPGSSEPPGPGTNAAGLALFRYDTRYGTVFGHTGNTPGYTQFVAATPDGRRAVAVSATAQLTPGTGAPLFEKLRGLYELAVGAALAR; from the coding sequence ATGGTGCTGTCGCGCAGGACCGTGCTGAAGCTGGGGGCACTCGGCTCCTGCGGGTGGGGCGTGCTCGCGGGTACCGCGACGGCCGGCGGGTCACCACCCGTGCAGCGGTCCATGCTCGACGCGATGCGGGAACTGCACGCGGCACCCGGGGGTCCGCCCGCCGTCACTGTCGCGATCAGACGGAACGGCGGCACGGCCTTCCACAGCGTGGGTGTGTCGGACGTGGCGACCGGCCGCCCGCCGCGGGCGAACGACCACATGCGGGTCGCGAGCGTGGCGAAGGCGTTCAGCGGCGCGACGGCACTGGCCCTGGTGAGCCGCGGCAGGCTGGGGCTCGACGACACGATCGGCCGGCGGTTGAAGGGTTTCCCGCCGCAGTGGTCCGGCGTGACACTCCGCCAGTTGCTCGGGCACACCAGCGGAATCCCGGATTTCAGTAAATCCCCGCGGTTCACCGCGGCGGTGCGCGCGGCGCTGCAGGATCCGCCGCACCCGCGTGAACTACTCGGTTACCTCGACGACCCGGATCTCGGGTTCCCGCCCGGCACCCGCTACTCCTACTCCAACTCCGACAACATCCTCGCCGCGCTGATGTGCGAGGCGGCGACGGGCAGCCGGTACGAGGACCTGTTGCGGCACCTGGTGGTGGAGCCGCTGCACCTGACCGGCACCAGCCTGCCCCGCGGGTCCGCGCTGCCGGAACCGTACCTGCACGGCTACGACGGCACCGAGGACGTCAGCACTCTGATCGCCGCGGGCTGGAGCTGGGCGTCCGGTGGAGTGGTGTCCACCCCGGCGGACCTGGCGCGGTTCATCGCCGGCTACCGGGACCTCCTGCACCCGGACGTGCGGGCCGCGCAAACCCGGTTCCGGCCGGGCAGCTCGGAACCGCCCGGCCCGGGGACCAACGCCGCGGGCCTGGCCCTCTTCCGCTACGACACCCGTTACGGCACGGTGTTCGGCCACACCGGCAACACCCCGGGCTACACCCAGTTCGTCGCGGCCACCCCGGACGGCCGCCGGGCTGTGGCGGTCAGTGCGACCGCCCAGCTCACGCCGGGCACCGGCGCGCCGCTGTTCGAGAAGCTGCGCGGGCTCTACGAACTCGCCGTCGGTGCGGCGCTGGCCCGCTGA